The proteins below are encoded in one region of Clostridium estertheticum:
- a CDS encoding carbohydrate ABC transporter permease, with product MSEIILTKKEVIKLESKATRIGLKRKLEPYAFLLPSLLLFGLFVYYPFFKTLYMSFSLTNAHGEFQEFIGIQNYIEIFTSADFINSLVVTMQFVFITTIPSVVIGLFLALLANNKVKGIGISKVMFAVPIAVSSASASIIWGIIFHPSIGMLNNILKTSSGWLIDPHWALLSVAFVTIWMNIGVNFIFILAGLKNVPKEILESSSIDGARYFRKLFKIIIPMISPTLFFMVFMDIMNAFQSFGQVNILTNGGPGNSTNVLVFSIYREAFFNGRFDTASAQSIILFILMFVIAMFQFSYEKKGVHYS from the coding sequence GTGAGTGAAATTATTTTAACGAAAAAAGAAGTAATCAAACTGGAGTCAAAAGCGACTAGGATAGGTTTAAAAAGAAAATTAGAACCATATGCATTTTTACTTCCAAGTTTATTGTTATTTGGTTTGTTTGTTTATTATCCATTTTTTAAAACTTTATATATGAGTTTTAGTTTAACAAATGCTCATGGAGAATTCCAGGAATTTATTGGAATTCAAAATTATATAGAGATATTTACTTCAGCAGATTTTATAAATAGCCTAGTTGTGACAATGCAATTTGTTTTTATTACAACTATTCCATCGGTAGTTATTGGTCTTTTTTTAGCACTGCTTGCAAATAATAAAGTAAAAGGAATTGGCATATCTAAGGTAATGTTTGCTGTTCCAATAGCAGTATCATCAGCATCAGCATCAATTATTTGGGGGATAATTTTTCATCCAAGTATAGGAATGCTAAACAATATTTTAAAAACAAGTAGTGGGTGGTTAATAGACCCACATTGGGCTCTCTTATCTGTTGCGTTTGTAACCATTTGGATGAATATAGGAGTAAACTTCATATTTATTTTAGCAGGACTAAAAAATGTTCCAAAGGAAATACTTGAAAGTTCATCTATTGATGGGGCAAGATATTTTAGAAAATTATTTAAAATTATTATTCCAATGATATCACCTACATTATTTTTTATGGTATTTATGGATATTATGAATGCATTTCAATCATTTGGACAAGTAAATATATTAACGAATGGTGGACCTGGAAATTCAACAAATGTATTGGTATTTTCTATTTATAGAGAAGCATTTTTTAATGGTAGGTTTGATACCGCATCTGCGCAGTCAATTATACTATTTATTCTTATGTTTGTTATAGCAATGTTTCAATTTAGTTATGAAAAGAAGGGAGTGCATTACTCTTAA